CATGCATATTGGTGTTTCATCCTTACCATTTGGTGGCGTAGGTGATAGCGGTATCGGCAGTTATCATGGTAAATTTAGTTTTGACACTTTTTCTCACTATAAAAGCGTATTACACAATCCCTTTTGGCTGGATTTAAAATGGCGGTACGCTCCCTACACAAAAGGTAAATTATCTTTTTTAAAAAGATTGATTGGATACTAATTCCTAACTCTCCTGAATACAAGGCGCTGCTGCTAGAACTTGCGCCTCTGTTTGCATTAGTTCAATATCTGATGACAACCACTGACGAGGTGCTTGACACTGGTGTGCCACTAATAGTCCCCATAATCCTTTGGGAGTCAAGACTGGTACAACCAGATTGGCACGAACCTGCAATTGGCGCAGAAAATCTCGATGACAAGTAGCAATTGCTTCTGATTCAATATCGGAGATTGCGCGTACCCGTCCTGCCAAATACATGGCGGCATACTCATTATTAAAACAATCATCAGGTCCTGTTGAACCTAAAATAGAAAATTCTTCAGAACTCAAAGCTTCAAATGTTACTTGTCCTTGCCACTGATAATAAAAGTAATACAAAACCACGCGATCAACTTGAAGCGTTTCTCTGAGACGGTTTGTTGTTTGTATGACTAACGCGTCTCGTTCCATTGTTCCGATCAGGCGTTCAAGTACTTTGTGCAAACCGCGATCGCGATGCACTGTGACACTAGGATTCAATTCTGGGTTGGAATGACTTTGCACTGGTCTGCAATAAATACTGATTTACAGTTCTCCTTCCATGCTACACACAGTAGGTGATTCTCCTAACTTACCGTTATAAATTCCCTAATCGACAAGATGACTTAAATTTTTAAGAATCTATCTAAGTAGCCATCATAAGGTGCGTACACCAATAAAGAATGAAAACGGACATAAGGCATTGGGAATAGGTAAATAATTTAACTTTTAACCTTCTGCCTGCTGCCTTCTTCAACATTCTTAAAAATTACTATAACGCTCCTCTGCCCAAGGTTCGCCTCTATGATGATAACCATTGCGTTCCCAAAAGCCCATTTCTTCATGTTGGAGAAACTCTAAGCCATTGATCCACTTAGCGCTTTTCCAAGCATAAAGGTGAGGAACTACTAGTCGCATCGGTCCACCGTGTTCTGCTGGTAATGGTTCACCAAATAATTTCAAAGCAAAGAAATTTTCTTCTCTGAGAAAATCTTCCAGAGAAATATTAGTGGTGTAACCGCCGTAGCAGTGTTCCATCACATGGACTGCTTTAGGATCAACTTCAATTTCCTTCATGAAGTCTGTCACCTTAATACCAGTCCATTTGACATCAAGTTTAGACCAACGGGTTACACAGTGGAAGTCAGCAGTAAATTCATGCTGGGGTAATGCCATGAAGTCTGACCAAGTAAAAGTCTTGGGTGTCGCTAACCCCCATACTCGGAATTCCCATTCCTCTGTATTGACTTGGGGAGTAGCACCATAGGTTAAGACAGGAAAACCCTTAGTTAAATATTGACCGGGTGGAACCCGTTCTTGTTCTTCCTGCGCTGGTTTTTGAAAAAACTTTCCTCGCATAAGTCACCAGAAAAAGAGGTCTTCTGAAGACACTTTAGTTTTTATATGAGTATTTGGTAATCGACCATTAGAAATGATTACAACATGAAGTAAGGCAGAAGGCAGAAGGCAGAAGGCAGAAGGCAGAAGGATTAAAATTAATACTTCACACTTCATTCTTCATTCTTCATTCTTCATCCTTCATCCTACTCTACGAGAAGCCTATGAGCGCGTCTACACACTTCATCCTTTCACTTACGATTCCTCTTCTTCCTCTTCTTCAGCAGATGGGTAAACAAAAGTAGAGCGTCCAGTCAAAATCGACTTACCAAGGGAGAGGGCTTTTTGGGCTTCCAGGCTAGCTTTACGTCTCCAGGTAGCTCGACGCTTATCACGTTTGGATTTAGATGTTTTCTTCTTTGGAACAGCCATACTAGCG
Above is a genomic segment from Fischerella sp. JS2 containing:
- a CDS encoding sulfite oxidase-like oxidoreductase; translated protein: MRGKFFQKPAQEEQERVPPGQYLTKGFPVLTYGATPQVNTEEWEFRVWGLATPKTFTWSDFMALPQHEFTADFHCVTRWSKLDVKWTGIKVTDFMKEIEVDPKAVHVMEHCYGGYTTNISLEDFLREENFFALKLFGEPLPAEHGGPMRLVVPHLYAWKSAKWINGLEFLQHEEMGFWERNGYHHRGEPWAEERYSNF
- a CDS encoding GAF domain-containing protein → MQSHSNPELNPSVTVHRDRGLHKVLERLIGTMERDALVIQTTNRLRETLQVDRVVLYYFYYQWQGQVTFEALSSEEFSILGSTGPDDCFNNEYAAMYLAGRVRAISDIESEAIATCHRDFLRQLQVRANLVVPVLTPKGLWGLLVAHQCQAPRQWLSSDIELMQTEAQVLAAAPCIQES
- the rpmF gene encoding 50S ribosomal protein L32 — protein: MAVPKKKTSKSKRDKRRATWRRKASLEAQKALSLGKSILTGRSTFVYPSAEEEEEEES